Proteins encoded in a region of the Lepisosteus oculatus isolate fLepOcu1 chromosome 23, fLepOcu1.hap2, whole genome shotgun sequence genome:
- the tbrg1 gene encoding transforming growth factor beta regulator 1 isoform X2: MEAGEELQESPMIHGKEQPRPRADRGGPPASSQTPGTPLSPMDPLNTLSNFEAEMEPDDQGSYSLFPALDNMTSLPGTSETLESDPPSDVADKPNLTWLDAAQIVLEEAGRPMHIKEIKQRIIDRGLVQSNAKSSLEAVMYRETQKGSRRFKRIENRNGVFALLTDDERQQALRAFTAQSFLTAPGQPAFSGSGSGGPLPAFPSPASLSEAKPKVKKLLRKNQNEKYRLKYLRLRKAARAMIFENAALCDEVAHLEEKFVRAKEERRFLLKSLLQYQSLSEGELHSAPSASSHAPASFSSAAGGAAVLGASPGLAPATSGGDEGTSKKSKKDRKERARENGREDALRKVSKKKKLAEGGSRKLVQPIPLDSSGRPVFPIVLGGLTVYSLGEIITDRLHFHDENAIYPVGFCSTRMFASMKSPEQQCLYTCQIKDGGSGPQFEIVPEEDPQNAIVASSALTCHANLLKAIAAMRGKPLTSIVPSGADFFGFSHPTIQNLIQSCPGARKCANYQWVRFDVWRPGDGQLPHSLSEDDASLNFEAFQRQQGFEECEAAERGLAGEKQSGSISSGGVPHGSIVRLCSSVDTLPGHSAKSSVGEFSACRIQPLVRPPQPPLSSHARLLGQQHLGPSPLQPSASASHFGSP, translated from the exons ATGGAGGCCGGGGAAGAGCTTCAGGAGTCGCCGATGATTCATGGCAAAGAACAGCCGAGGCCCCGGGCTGACAGAGGCGGG CCCCCGGCCAGCAGCCAGACACCAggtacccctctctctccaatGGACCCTCTGAACACCCTCTCCAACTTCGAGGCCGAGATGGAGCCTGATGACCAGGGCAGCTACTCTCTGTTCCCAGCCCTGGATAACATGACCAGCCTGCCTGGGACCTCAGAAACCCTGGAGAG TGATCCTCCTAGTGATGTTGCAGACAAGCCTAATCTTACCTGGCTGGATGCTGCCCAG ATTGTACTTGAGGAAGCCGGCCGGCCAATGCACATCAAGGAGATCAAGCAGAGGATCATCGACAGGGGCTTGGTGCAATCAAA CGCAAAGTCAAGTCTGGAAGCTGTGATGTATCGTGAG ACACAGAAAGGGAGCAGGCGCTTCAAGAGGATTGAGAACAGGAATGGAGTCTTTGCGCTGTTG ACCGACGACGAGAGGCAGCAGGCCTTACGGGCCTTCACGGCCCAGTCTTTCCTGACGGCTCCTGGCCAGCCCGCCTTCTCCGGCTCAGGATCTGGGGGCCCCCTACCTGCCTTCCCCTCCCCGGCCAGCCTCTCCGAAGCCAAACCCAAGGTGAAGAAGCTGCTCAGGAAGAACCAGAATGAGAAGTACCGGCTGAAGTACCTGCGCCTGCGCAAGGCTGCCCGCGCCATGATCTTT GAGAATGCTGCGCTCTGTGATGAAGTTGCCCATTTGGAAGAGAAGTTCGTGCGTGCAAAAGAAGAACGAAG GTTCCTGCTGAAGTCTCTGCTGCAGTACCAGTCTCTGTCAGAGGGGGAGCTGCACTCCGCCCCGAGCGCCAGCTCCCACGCCCCGGCGTCCTTCAGCTCCGCGGCGGGGGGCGCTGCCGTTCTCGGGGCCTCCCCCGGTCTGGCCCCCGCCACCTCGGGGGGCGACGAAGGCACCAGCAAGAAGTCCAAAAAAGACCGGAAGGAGCGCGCGAGAGAGAACGGGCGGGAAGACG CGCTCAGGAAGGTCTCCAAGAAGAAGAAGCTGGCCGAGGGCGGCTCTCGGAAGCTGGTCCAGCCAATCCCTCTGGATTCCTCGGGCCGGCCGGTGTTCCCGATTGTCCTGGGAGGGCTGACCGTGTACAGCCTGGGAGAG ATCATCACAGACCGGCTGCACTTCCACGACGAGAACGCCATCTACCCCGTGGGCTTCTGCAGCACCAGGATGTTCGCCAGCATGAAGAGCCCCGAGCAGCAGTGCCTCTACACCTGCCAGATAAAGGACGGGGGCAGTGGCCCGCAG TTTGAAATTGTGCCCGAGGAGGACCCTCAGAATGCTATAGTGGCTTCTTCTGCCCTGACCTGTCATGCCAACCTGCTGAAGGCAATAGCGGCCATGAG GGGCAAGCCTCTCACGTCCATTGTGCCGTCAGGAGCAGATTTCTTTGGATTCTCTCACCCCACCATCCAGAATCTGATCCAGAGCTGTCCCGGGGCGCGCAAGTGTGCGAA TTACCAGTGGGTGCGCTTTGACGTCTGGCGTCCAGGGGACGGGCAGCTTCCTCACAGCCTGTCGGAGGACGACGCCTCCCTCAACTTCGAGGCCTTCCAGAGGCAGCAGGGCTTCGAGGAGTGTGAGGCGGCGGAGCGCGGCCTGGCGGGGGAAAAACAGTCCGGCAGCATCAGCTCTGGGGGCGTTCCACACGGCTCGATAG TGCGGCTGTGCTCCAGCGTCGACACCCTGCCGGGTCACAGCGCAAAGAGCAGCGTGGGAGAGTTCTCTGCCTGTAGGATCCAGCCACTGG TCCGGCCACCCcagcctcctctctcctcccacGCCAGGCTGCTGGGTCAGCAGCACTTGGGCCCGTCCCCGCTGCAGCCTTCAGCGTCCGCCTCGCACTTCGGCAGCCCCTGA
- the tbrg1 gene encoding transforming growth factor beta regulator 1 isoform X1 encodes MSLSCGIWDAELISMEAGEELQESPMIHGKEQPRPRADRGGPPASSQTPGTPLSPMDPLNTLSNFEAEMEPDDQGSYSLFPALDNMTSLPGTSETLESDPPSDVADKPNLTWLDAAQIVLEEAGRPMHIKEIKQRIIDRGLVQSNAKSSLEAVMYRETQKGSRRFKRIENRNGVFALLTDDERQQALRAFTAQSFLTAPGQPAFSGSGSGGPLPAFPSPASLSEAKPKVKKLLRKNQNEKYRLKYLRLRKAARAMIFENAALCDEVAHLEEKFVRAKEERRFLLKSLLQYQSLSEGELHSAPSASSHAPASFSSAAGGAAVLGASPGLAPATSGGDEGTSKKSKKDRKERARENGREDALRKVSKKKKLAEGGSRKLVQPIPLDSSGRPVFPIVLGGLTVYSLGEIITDRLHFHDENAIYPVGFCSTRMFASMKSPEQQCLYTCQIKDGGSGPQFEIVPEEDPQNAIVASSALTCHANLLKAIAAMRGKPLTSIVPSGADFFGFSHPTIQNLIQSCPGARKCANYQWVRFDVWRPGDGQLPHSLSEDDASLNFEAFQRQQGFEECEAAERGLAGEKQSGSISSGGVPHGSIVRLCSSVDTLPGHSAKSSVGEFSACRIQPLVRPPQPPLSSHARLLGQQHLGPSPLQPSASASHFGSP; translated from the exons ATGTCTCTTTCTTGTGGAATATGGGACGCAGAACTTATAAG CATGGAGGCCGGGGAAGAGCTTCAGGAGTCGCCGATGATTCATGGCAAAGAACAGCCGAGGCCCCGGGCTGACAGAGGCGGG CCCCCGGCCAGCAGCCAGACACCAggtacccctctctctccaatGGACCCTCTGAACACCCTCTCCAACTTCGAGGCCGAGATGGAGCCTGATGACCAGGGCAGCTACTCTCTGTTCCCAGCCCTGGATAACATGACCAGCCTGCCTGGGACCTCAGAAACCCTGGAGAG TGATCCTCCTAGTGATGTTGCAGACAAGCCTAATCTTACCTGGCTGGATGCTGCCCAG ATTGTACTTGAGGAAGCCGGCCGGCCAATGCACATCAAGGAGATCAAGCAGAGGATCATCGACAGGGGCTTGGTGCAATCAAA CGCAAAGTCAAGTCTGGAAGCTGTGATGTATCGTGAG ACACAGAAAGGGAGCAGGCGCTTCAAGAGGATTGAGAACAGGAATGGAGTCTTTGCGCTGTTG ACCGACGACGAGAGGCAGCAGGCCTTACGGGCCTTCACGGCCCAGTCTTTCCTGACGGCTCCTGGCCAGCCCGCCTTCTCCGGCTCAGGATCTGGGGGCCCCCTACCTGCCTTCCCCTCCCCGGCCAGCCTCTCCGAAGCCAAACCCAAGGTGAAGAAGCTGCTCAGGAAGAACCAGAATGAGAAGTACCGGCTGAAGTACCTGCGCCTGCGCAAGGCTGCCCGCGCCATGATCTTT GAGAATGCTGCGCTCTGTGATGAAGTTGCCCATTTGGAAGAGAAGTTCGTGCGTGCAAAAGAAGAACGAAG GTTCCTGCTGAAGTCTCTGCTGCAGTACCAGTCTCTGTCAGAGGGGGAGCTGCACTCCGCCCCGAGCGCCAGCTCCCACGCCCCGGCGTCCTTCAGCTCCGCGGCGGGGGGCGCTGCCGTTCTCGGGGCCTCCCCCGGTCTGGCCCCCGCCACCTCGGGGGGCGACGAAGGCACCAGCAAGAAGTCCAAAAAAGACCGGAAGGAGCGCGCGAGAGAGAACGGGCGGGAAGACG CGCTCAGGAAGGTCTCCAAGAAGAAGAAGCTGGCCGAGGGCGGCTCTCGGAAGCTGGTCCAGCCAATCCCTCTGGATTCCTCGGGCCGGCCGGTGTTCCCGATTGTCCTGGGAGGGCTGACCGTGTACAGCCTGGGAGAG ATCATCACAGACCGGCTGCACTTCCACGACGAGAACGCCATCTACCCCGTGGGCTTCTGCAGCACCAGGATGTTCGCCAGCATGAAGAGCCCCGAGCAGCAGTGCCTCTACACCTGCCAGATAAAGGACGGGGGCAGTGGCCCGCAG TTTGAAATTGTGCCCGAGGAGGACCCTCAGAATGCTATAGTGGCTTCTTCTGCCCTGACCTGTCATGCCAACCTGCTGAAGGCAATAGCGGCCATGAG GGGCAAGCCTCTCACGTCCATTGTGCCGTCAGGAGCAGATTTCTTTGGATTCTCTCACCCCACCATCCAGAATCTGATCCAGAGCTGTCCCGGGGCGCGCAAGTGTGCGAA TTACCAGTGGGTGCGCTTTGACGTCTGGCGTCCAGGGGACGGGCAGCTTCCTCACAGCCTGTCGGAGGACGACGCCTCCCTCAACTTCGAGGCCTTCCAGAGGCAGCAGGGCTTCGAGGAGTGTGAGGCGGCGGAGCGCGGCCTGGCGGGGGAAAAACAGTCCGGCAGCATCAGCTCTGGGGGCGTTCCACACGGCTCGATAG TGCGGCTGTGCTCCAGCGTCGACACCCTGCCGGGTCACAGCGCAAAGAGCAGCGTGGGAGAGTTCTCTGCCTGTAGGATCCAGCCACTGG TCCGGCCACCCcagcctcctctctcctcccacGCCAGGCTGCTGGGTCAGCAGCACTTGGGCCCGTCCCCGCTGCAGCCTTCAGCGTCCGCCTCGCACTTCGGCAGCCCCTGA